The genomic window CATAAACTAGATTTTTTCACCTATATAAGTCACGAATTTAAAACTCCATTATCAATAGTAATTGCATCAATCGAAGAATTGATAAATAGTCCACATAAGCAAAATAAAGCTTTGGAGTATAAATCGATGATTCGAAAAAATGCATTCAGGCTTTTATCACTTATAAATCAGTTGATGGATTTTAGAAAAATCGAGAATGAACACTCTTCAATATCACTTAACAATGGTGATATAGTAAGCTTTGTAAAAAGTATATCAGATTCGTTTAATCCTCTTTTCGAACGTGAGAATATTATAAATGAATTCAATAGTAATAAGGACTCTTATGTGAGTTATTTTGATGAGGATAAGATTGAAAAAATAATAAGTAACATAATTAGTAATTCGTATAAAGCACTTGGGAATGTTGGAAAGATATCTATCAGCATAGAGATAAATGAATATGCAAAGGAAAATAAATACGACAATATATTTATTTCGAAAAGTGATATCACAATTACTATTAAAGATAATGGAAAGGGGATTGCTCCCGAAAATCTAACTAAACTCTTCGACCCATTTTATTCGGGAAATATGAAGGATAATTTTAATAGTGGTATTGGGCTTGCTCTTGTAAATAGTCTTGTTAAACTTCTTTATGGCGAAATAAAAGCAGATAGTATAGTTGGTGAAGGAAGTACATTTACCATAAAATTACCTCTATTCAAAAAACCTGACGACAAGTTTATAAGCAATGATAGTTTTATTGATTCTACCACAGGAGATAATTTAGAATTAATGATTTACGAAAACGAAGTTCCATTACTAAAGAACGAAGAAAAAGAAAAAAGCAAATCGGATCTGTTAATAGTAGAAGATAACAAAGAACTGTCGAAATTCCTGAAAGAACACTTTGCAAAATCATTTGAAGTTAGCGTAGTGGAAAATGGAAAAGATGCATTAATAAGAATAAAAAGATCGCATCCCGATATTATTATTAGCGATATTATGATGCCTGTGATGGATGGAAATGAACTTGTAAAAGAACTTAAATCGAATATCGAAACAAGTCATATTCCAATAATTTTACTTACTGCAAAATCGGGGATAGACTCCGAAATTGAAGGATTGGAAGGCGGTGCCGATGATTATATGAGTAAGCCTTTTAATCTGAAGGTTCTGGATCTTAAGGTGCGAAATATTCTAAAATCAATTGACAGCAACCGAAGACAATTCGAAAATTTTGAAGCTATTGAAGAGAGCACAACAGATCTTCACAATAAGGAGGCACAGTTTATAAGTGACCTGACAAACATAGTTAAAAATAATATAGATAAAACCGATTTCAATGTTAACGAACTTTGTAAAGAAGCTCTTATCAGCCGTACTCAACTTCATATGAAATTGAAAAAGGTTACAGGTATGAGTACCACCGAGTTCATTAAATCGATTAAAATGAATGAAGCTAAAAAAATGCTTTTAACAGGTAATTATTCTATTTCAGAAGTTTCGGTAATGGTTGGTTTTAATGATGCTAATTATTTCAGTAAATCGTTTAAGAAGGTATTTGAGAAATCGCCTTCGGAGTTTTTGAAGGATGTTTTACTAGATAAAGCTTAGTGTGAGAGTATAGGAAGACACCATTTCAGTTACACTCTGCGTAATGACCTTTGAAAAATACATTAGCGATTCAAACCTCAATATAACTTCCAAAAAGGAATAAATTTGATTTCGGTATCGTTTAGAGTGGTAATACTGTCCAAAGACAAATTAACAACTATTGCTTTTTTTGGTGCGTATTTATTGATAAAACTCCTGAATGATCGGGTTATTTTCATGTTTTTTAATTCTGAATATTTAACCTCAACAGGAATTATACCTTCTTCACCTTGTACTACAAAATCCACTTCTGCTTTGTCTTTAGTTCTCCAGAAATTAATTTTATACAGACCTATTTCATATTTTCCTCTCAGAAGATTATAAACGAGATTTTGAAATATCATACCGTCATTTTTCTGAGAACTAAAATTAGTCTTTGTAAAATTACATAGACCCAAATCATTAAAATATACAGTTGGCGATTTAGTTATTTCTTTTTTAGGATTAGTAAAAAATGGATGTATCAAGTTTATAATAAATGTTTGTTCGGCATACCAAAGATATGTTTTAAGTGTTTCCAGCCTAAGCCCAACATCCTGTGACAATTGAGAATAATTAATTATATACCCTGATTGCACTGCTAAAAGGCGAATCATCTTAACAAATTTATCAGGATGTTTTACGCCTAATAATATAGATATATCCCTTGTAAGATAAGATGTGAATATCTCGTTCATTATTTCCTTCTTCCTATATATAGTATCAGCTGCTACAACTGCAGGATATCCGCCAAAACTCATATATTCTTCCAGTAACATTAGCGTTTTTAAGTTTTCTAACTCAAAAAAACTTTCTAAACGGTTTTTATATCTATATCTGGTCTTATAGTTTACAAATTCATTAAAACTTACAGGATACATTTTTATCATGTATTTGCGTCCTGTTAAAGCTTCTCCAATTTTTTCCTTCAATTCTATACCGCCCGATCCTGTTACAATAAATTTATATGGCAGATCTAAATCGTATAAGCCTTTTAAAAAACGCCCCGCATCTTTTTTCTGCTGAACCTCATCGATAACTACATAACCGCCTTCTGTTCCTATTTCTAGTTCTGTTTTCCTGATTAATTCTTGTTGCGAATTGAAGTATATATTATCTTGTTCTATATCTAAATTAAAATACACTACATTATCCAATTCAGACATTATCCTTTTTAAAATGGTGGTTTTGCCAACCTGCCTAGCTCCAATAAGAATTGTTATTTCTTTATACTTAAGGCTTTCCTGAATTCTATATTTGATATCTCTTTCTATCATTTCAACCTATATTTAATCTCAAATATAATAAAAATGATGATAAAATTAAATCGTACTAGTGAAATTCTCGGGTTAAACCACTAGTGCACTAGTGAAATTCTCGGGTTAAATAACTAGTTTACTAGTAAAATTCTCGGGTTATGTTAATTAAATTTATTTTTGAGTAATCGTATTAATATAAAAAATTACAACTGAATACTCCCCCATGTATAAGGCATATCCATATTTGAGTGTATCAGATATTCAGTATATCCGGTTTCTATTAACCCAACATTAAATCCAATACGTTGTTCTGTATTTACAGGTTTTCCACCTATTTTCGACCAGCTTATGCTGAATTCAACAATATATCCCTTTGAATTTTTAGTAACTTTTAAAGCATCGGCATTAATATCCTTACTCTCCCATTTTCCGTTAAAACCTTCTTTTGCCTTATAATCCCCATTAGAATATATATTGAATAAATAGTTTCCACTTGCCGGTTTTTCTGCATTATCATTTTTTGTCGAAATACCTACAATAACACCGTTACTTGCGTAAATACTTTCATCCTTGATAACAGCACTGACAAACAATTTATCGTTTGTTTGAGATAGTGAAAACATTGCATTACTTTCATTTTTAGATCCTACAAAGAATGCAACATTATCGTTTGAAGTATCTGTTGCACCGTCAATAACAATTTCGCCTTGCGGAACTTTGTAATTGGTAATTTCGTATCCCTGAATTCCCCATACTCTCGATTTCCTATCATAATGGTCATTATCAAGATCAACATCACTCGTAGTAAGTGCCCATACTTTGCCATCTAACACCGAAATAGCATTCCACAGGCCTGCTCTCTCGTAAGGAACCTTAAAGGGACGCGAATTGTTATTAAAGTTTCTTCCTTCTTTATCACCAACTTCAACAAGCATGCGTGAGTTGCCCAAATCTACATTTGAACTGCCGTCTGTACCCTGATAAGCTAAAGCAATATTTCCTGAAGGCAATACGCAGATATACGGTGCTCCCTGATATGCATTGTTATTCAAATCGTGATTTAGCGCATATTCTCTATCCTGAGAAGGTTTACCAACCGGAGCATTTGCCCAATTATTACTACTTCTTATTATTGCAGGTTTGAAATTTAAATGAGAAGGATCTTCAATTGACATTAAAATTTCTCCATTTTCTAGTTCTAAAGCAACAGCCATTCCATCGCGCGAATTGGGTACATAAGCAATTTTTTCGGGAGAACCCCATGTTGTCCCGTTATCCATTGATCGCATCATGCTAATTTCCTGATCGGCACTTGACTGATATGGAAATTCATTTGCAAAGTATAATTGAAGTTCACCGCTTTTAAGTTGTAAAATTTGAGGTTCCCAACATCCATCGTGTGGGATATGTGATGCTTCATATACAACTTTTTCCTCTCCCCAGGTATAACCGTTATCTTCAGATACTTTATAAGCTATTGCAAATTTTCTTTCTGATGAAAACGGTTCTGCAGGACGTCGGTTATACGAATATATCAGATTGCCATCAGACAATTGTACAATTTCGCTGTTTGCCATAAAGGTAAAACCATTGCTTGTTGCATGGTGTTCATCCCTGGCAACTACTACAACAGAAGACCATGTTTCTCCTTTATCAGTAGAACGAATCAATTCAGCTCCACTTCCTCCTTTTCCATAAACACAAACAAAATCACCATTGTCAAGTTCAATCATACGAGCATAGCCTGCATCATCTGCTAGTGCAACTAAGGAGTTAAAATTCCAGGCAATACGATTTGGTGAAATTGCTTCCTTAGTGTTAACTATTTCCTCTATAGCTTCATCTTTTTGACACGATTGGATTATAAATATTGCCAATATTGCAATCAGATTATACTTCATTATATTCTTCATCCTCTATTTCTTTATTATCGTTTTGATAGAATTTCCATTTCTTGTTATTATACTCATAAAGTATACACCTTTATTGAGAGTAGATATATCTATTGATCCGCCGGTAAAAGTAATATTATTAATTACTCTACCATTAACATCCGAAATAATCACATCTTCAACCTGCACACTACTGTCTATATTTATTATTCCGGAACTTGGATTTGGATATACTTTTATCGCATTTAATATCTGAGGATCTTCATTACTCAGATTATATCCATCAACAGAGTATATTTCATATTTCGATTCAGACCATTTGTAATCAACAGAATTGTCGATAGCCTCAAACTTTAATGTTATCTGAGTTTTACTTTTTGTATAAGCCGCCGGAATTGAAAAATATTCATCCCTAAATCTCTTATTAGCATTTCTTCCTGCTGAAAACCAGTTACCAATCAATTGCCCGTCTACATATACTTTTGCATCCTGATTCTCTAAAGAATAATCAAAGGTTCGTTTTATCCAAACAATTTTCCCCGAAGTAATATTAACGTTAAACTCAGAAGATCCATTAATATACCTAACAGTTTTAGTAAGTGCTATTTCATCATTATCACCTTCGTAATACGATACAGCAGTTCCGCGGTAATCACTGCCAGTTGTTTTGTAGTTGTGATTTGATTCTGATGTATTATCTCCAATTATTACTTCATCGGTTTTAGTAAACGAAGTTTCCGGTTTCAGGTAATAGAATGCAAGGCTCTTATAATCTGCAGTAAAATCGTTTACCGGTCCGTGTTCTATCCCAAAATCGGCTTTTGAATTAAAATAAACCGGATCGCTAAGATGAAAACGATATACAGAACGATCGCTATTATACATACCGGTCATACCATGAGTTGATAGGTCAAATAAGCCTCTGTTAAAGTACCATGCACCATTGAAATAATCTTCTGTTCCTGTACCATATATCGCAGGAGTATTACTGCCATCAATATAAAATCTTTCATCACCTTCCAACCAAAGATCATTTTCTCCACCGCTTACTTCCATTACAACACCAACATACTTCCCTCTTCCCCTTGCATCTAGAAGTTTATAATCCTTCCCCATTTCAGGGTTACTATCATGGTTATATTGAGTCTTAAAATATCCTAAATCTGAAAAATCACTTTCAATACTCTGATAATCTACTTCTATATGAATTCCTGGCAAATTTACTCCCGAATTGTTAACAAGTTTAAATTCACAGTTATTTGAAAAAGGCATTGGAAAATAAGAATATAAGGTATTTGTCCCCGGTTTAACACCTACAGGCAAGGACTGTATGCGCAGTTGTTCGATCGAACCTACAGCAAAGAAATACGCAAGTGGAGCATCAACAGATGGTGAACTTTCACCATCAAAAAACACCTGTAAGCTTACATCATCAAGTATGCTATTAGCCGGCGTTCCACCTTTTGGTAAAATAGCACTAAGGTAGCCCTGCCATGCAGAAATTGAATTATAATTATGAGAGCTTTCGCTGGCAACATCTCCAACATCAAATTCGTCTGTAACTACTCCGTCGCATATTGTCCAATAATAAAACTCATTCCAGTCTATTTGTGATGCTACAAATTCTGTTTTTATAGTTATTGTAGTATTCCCGGGTGTAATAAAATCCTTTAGGTTGATATCAAATTCAACTTCTCTCCAACGGTAAGAATTTGAGCTTCTTCCCGCAGTTTTCCAATTACCAACAACATTGTTATCTACATATATTTTAGCTTCCTGATCGGCAATTGCATAATCTAAGCGTCTTTTAAGTTTTATTACACTAGCATTAGGATTAATATCCATTGTAAACTCGCTCGTAGTTTTATGTGCTTTCCCATGATCTGTCAAAAAATCCGAAATATCTGATTCATCATTAAACTCAATCCCCGGAATTGTAACTAGCAATGAAGCAACTGAACTATTACTCTCGCTAATTGTAAGAGCAGAAACTGTCTCGGAACTGCTAACATCAAAGGTGTTTTCAACACTTGTATAAGTTACATCACCACGAGGATCAGCACCTTTGTTATTAAAAATATTATATGTTGCCGACAAATCTTCTGAGCCTGTCCATGTTGAGATGTCAGAATTATCATTTCCGTACAACTGATAATCGATATTAAAGAATTCGTGATTACTACCACCTTCAACTGTTATCATTATTTCCTCTTCGAAAGGAAATGGCATGTAACTCGTAAAACCACCACTGGATACTGCGTCATTAACAACTAATGGTGACAAATATGGTGCATGTGTTCCTGAAAAGAAATCTGCAAGAGTTTCATTTATTTTAGGATTGCTACTACCATCGAAATATATTTTAATCCTTTTTGACAAATCAAATCCGGTAATCCATATTCTGTTTATAATTCCTCTGCCTTTTGCATGAAGCATTATATTTTCGCCATTGTAAGTACCTGTAAAATTACCACCTGTAAAACCATCGTGATTATTTCCTCCATCCGGATCGTGACTACTTTGGTGTAAACTCAAAACATCGTTTCGCAATAATGCCAAATCATTAAAGTTTTCAATTTGATTTAATCCTGTTTCCTGCGAAAACAACGAGGTTGATATTAATAATATCAGTATAATTATTCTTGACATAGTTGGTTTTATATTTTTAACACTTGTTATTACAGTCGTTTAAAATCTACATACTCGAATTCAGCAATTGATGATTCTCCCATCAAACCAAGATTACCTTCCAAGTTTTTAAATTCTATAGGGGTTCCATGCTCTTTTCCGTTTACATAAAATTGAACATTATTTCCCCTCTTTTCAATTTTCAAAATTGTCCAATTATATATACTTAACCCCTCAATAGGAGTATTAGTGTAACCATCTCCAACCCATCCCCCTGAGGTGATGTTTCTGGATTTGTGAATTCCTACACTTTGTGTATTATGTGCACCAAATAAGCAAAATGCCAAAGAAGGATCATTGTTATCTAAACTACCATCAATAAAAAATCCCGCTGTTGGATAACCTGAAACACCTTCTACCATCCTCAGTTTGGTTTCAATCATGAAATCTCCCTTAAGTTCAAGGTCCTTTTTTATAGCTCCGGCTACATTAGCCCATCCACCACTGTTTTTCTGTAATGTACCGTTCTCAGTTTTCTCAAAATTCAAACCTTTTACATCCCAATTATTTTCAAAATTATCTAAAGTAAAAGCCACATTTTTAGGTTGTTTTGTTTGTGCAACAACATTGTTTTGCGGTTTTACATACTTGTTCTCTGCAATTGCCGTAAGTTCTTTACCTGAAATGTGATTTTCAATAAGATTTACCAGTAAATCACCAGTCCTTGGTCGCGGTGCATTTTTATCCACAATAATACCTTCTTTATTAATAAGAGCGTAGTGTGGCACTCCTGTTATTCCAAATACTTTACTCAGGTTCGAAAATTGCTTATCAGTAAGCAGGTAGTGATCTCCTTCAATCTTATTCTTTGCTATGGTTGATTTCCAAACAGATTCGCCACTTCGATTTGCTAAATAAACAAAAACTACATCCTTGCCTTCAAGTTTCTTTTTTACCTTCCTCGAATATGGCATTTCTCCTATACAAGGTCCACACCATGTTGCCCAAAAATCGATATATATAACTTTATTAGGGTGCTTTTTTACTAGTGCTTTTAAAAATTCATCAGCATTTTCATGATTCAAGTTGTTAGCTAAGCTTTTATCATTTTCGAAAGATTCAACATAGTTATACTTAGCAGTTATTCTTTCTCTTACTTCGGTATCTTTTATTTTATCTAGAATAATATACTTCTTAGTTAGCTTAAAGTTTGCATCAAGCAAATGAGAAAAATCTTGGGCAATTAGTAAATCTAAAACAAATCCTTTTTCATCGGGGTATTTTAATTTGTTGATTTTATCAAAGTCTTTAATTGGGTGAAATGATTCTGCCACATACATTTTATTTATTTTGTCATGATCAATTAATGACATCTTATAACTTTTATATTCATGTAAAAATTGCATGTATGTAATAGACCCTAAATAGTCTTTATTTTCTTGATCCCAATTATCTAAAAAAGCAAAGTAACTATCAGGAATATTTTTTTTAAACTCATATTGTTTTTTACCATCAAACTTATTATAATGTGGGTGAAGCCATGTGTAACGGAATAAATTATTCCATTCTGTGAATTTAACATTTTGGGTAGTCCACTCCACAAATTGTTCACTTACATTATTTTCTGAGTTGAACTTATTAGTTAGTAGTTGTTTTCTTTTGATATATGCAGTCTCAAATTTCTTATAATATTCGATGGTTGAATTTCTTATCACATTACTTTCTTCATAAAAAAATTGTCTCGTATTTAATGAATCGCTAATAAGTTGGTTGTATTTGGCAAGATTTCTATTGAATTTTTCCGAACTACCGGTAATAGTAAAATATTCATATCTCTTTTTTCTACCCTCCCAACAATTACCATCAATTTCAAAATGCAAACTATCTCCCGGAAAGATGCAATAAGTAAGGAGTGAGGCATATTTAAGATAAAACTCAGTTGGTTTATCCAAATTATCTAATTCAAAACTAAAGTTTCCATCTTCATCAATATCTTTAATTATTTTTTTTTGTCCATCAAATAAATCATAGTATATGAAATCAATAAAATCGTGTTCAGATATTTTTGAGAAATTTGATACATGACCGGTAATTACAGCTTTATCACTAAGCGTTTTATTGTTTGATAAATTACACGATGTAATTAAAAACAAGGTGATAGTTAAATACCATAAATTTTTCATAGATGTTTAGTTTTGTTTACCGAAAACAATATTAGTTGAAATAAAAATGATGTAGCAGTATTTATGTTACTACTAAAAGTACTATTGTTACATTTAGTATAATACTGATGCATTTAAACATAAATACAGGCGCATATTTCGTTATGATCTAAAAAAAAATTAGTTTCGTTGCCTAACCTAATTCACGTACTCTGATGCGAAACCTATTTTGTAAGCTGAAATACTATTTTCTGATTCTATTATTTGTTACCAATGTAGATGCTCAGGAATCATTTTCATTTAAGCATATCACATCTATAGAGGGCTTATCGCATAATACTGTTCACGACATTGTTCAGGATGAAAAAGGATATATCTGGATAGCTACAATTGAAGGCTTGAACCGTTTTGATGGCAACAATATTGTTACCTATTATAAAGAATCGGTTAAATTAAATAGTTTCTCAAATATAATACTTGATCTTTTTATTGCTTCTGACGGAAAAATGTACGTTGGGACATCAACAGGGTTAAACGTATATGATAAAAACAGCGATAGTTTTGAATCAGTTAAATTCAATAATAATAACCTACCCTGGATTAAAGGTATAAATGAAAGCTCAGCAGGAGTGATTGTAACAACAGTTGATGGATTGTTCCTGGTTAAAGACAATATAGCAAACAAACAATTAGACGGTAATTTTAGGGCTGTATTTAAGCATAAGAATGGAAATATATGGGTTGCACAAGGAGATGATATTTTACTTTTAGATAAAAATGGAAAAATAATTAGTGTTCATAATAATTCTACACATAAAAATGGTATTGATTTTTCGAAAGAAAACGTAGAAAGTATTTTCATTGATTCGCGTGGTATAGTTTGGCTTGGTACTAAAAGAGATGGTTTGGCATATTACGATGCTGTAATAGAGAGATTCTTTAAACTGGAGATTAATAGCGGTGTAAACAAAATAGAAGACAACATGATTAGGGCTATTAGTGAAGATAGCTCAGGGAAGTTGTGGGTTGGTACAGAATCGGGTTTGTATACCTACGATGTAATTAATCAGGTTTTTGAATACTACGGACAGAATTACGATGATCTGGACAACGGTCTCAATGACAAAGCAATTTATTCCATATTTCGTGATAAAGATAACTTAATGTGGATAGGTACTTTTTTTGGAGGTGTTAATTATACTAATCCAAATGCCGTAGGTTTCAATAATATTAATGCTGATGGAGGTCGTCGAAAATTATCGGGAAATGCCGTTAGTAGTATGATAGAAACTTCTGATGGTAAAATATGGATAGCCACTGAAAACGGTGGAATATCAATTCTAAACAGGGAAAATAATACATTCGAATATATCAGGCATAACAAGAATTCGGGCAATACAATAAAGACTAATAACGTACATGCCTTGGAGGAAGACCGGAAAGGTGATATTTGGATAGGAACATTCTTGGGGGGGATTAGTAGGTACGATCATAAAACGAAAAAAATAGAACAGGCGGTTATTAATAAGGAAGAAGAAGATGATTATATAAGTGTTTTTTCGTTAGAAGAAGATTCAAAAGGAAGATTGTGGGCGGCATCAATAACCGGACTGTTTAGAAAAGATAAAGATGAATTTAATAAAATTTATAAAGAGTCTATCGGCAATATATTTTTACGTCACATCAATGAAGATTCTAACGGAGATATATGGGTTTGTTCAAATTTCAGAGGTGTTTACAGGTTGAAAAATGATACTATTATTAGCAATTACAATTTAGAAAACACACCTGAGTTAATCAACAATATGTTTATGTATTCGTTCGAAGACAGCGAAAAAATTATGTGGTTTGGTACTCAGGAAGGTGGATTGGTGAGCTTTGATACTAAAAATGACAAGTTCAAAGTTTATACAACTGAGGATGGTTTACCCGGTAATAGTATTTTTACAATTGAGGAAGATAATAAAGGGTTTCTTTGGATATCTACCACCAAAGGACTTGTGCGTATGAATAAAGAATCTGAAATATTTGAAGTTTACAATAAATATGACGGATTAGTAGGGAATCAGTTTAATCATTCCTCATGTTTAAAAACCAGCGATGATATCATGTTTTTTGGCACAGTAAATGGAGTAAGTTATTTCGATCCAAACAACATAAAACATTTTAAAAAGGGAATCAATTTGCATTTTACCGATTTCAAACTTTTTAATAAATCGGTACATGTTGAAGATGAAGGAATCCTAAGTGAAAATATTGATAAACAAAAGGAGATAACTCTCAGTTATGCCGATAATGTATTTACCATAGATTACCTGAATATAAACTATACAACTGCAAAAAAGACTTCTTATGCTTATTACTTAGAGGGATTTGAGAAGAACTGGAATTATGTTGCTAATAAAACATCAGCAACATATACCAACCTTTCGCCAGGCGAATATACTTTTAAGTTAAAGGCAACAAATAGAGTAGGGGATTGGACTGATGGTGTACGAACAATAAAGATAATTGTAAAACCTCCTTTTTGGCTCTCAATATGGGGCTACCTTACATACTTCCTAATTATAATTCTGATTTTATATGCTTATATTAAGTTTATCGAAGTTAGAAATAAGGAAAAATTAAGCATACAGCTCACCGAATTAGATAAAAAGAAAAATGAGGAAATTAATGCCCATCGCCTTAATTTCTTTACTTATATAAGTCACGAATTTAAAACGCCATTATCTATTGTAATAGCGACTATCGACGAGATGCTTCTCGACAAAAGTACTTCCGAAACGCTAAATCAATACGGTATTACAATTAAGAAAAATGCCTACCGCCTTTTATCACTGATTAATCAATTGATGGAGTTCAGAAAGATAGAAACCGATCACGCTTCTTTGAAAAGTAATAAGGGTGATATTGTGAAATATATTAATAGTATAGTAACATCTTTTGAACCTTTAATGGAAAAAAGATCAGTGGAAGTGAATGTGAATAAAGAAGTAGACTCTTACGAATCGTATTTTGATGGGGACAAGGTGGAGAAAATAATTTCCAATATATTGAGTAATTCAATAAAAGCTTTCGAAGGAGGAGGATTGATAAGAATAAATATAACAGTTAACGAATTAAACAATGAGTTGACTCTTAGCAATAATTTAAAATCAAAAGCATTTGTATCCTTGACCATTAGCGATAACGGTCCCGGGATGTCAGAAGAAAAACTGGCAAAACTATTTGATCCATTTTATAGTGACAATACAAAAAACAACCTTAACAGTGGTATTGGATTGGCTCTTGTAAACAGTTTGGTTAAACTGTTAGATGGAAAAATAAATGTAAAAAGTACCGTCGGTAGTGGTACTGAGTTTCAGCTTATAATTCCACTTTTTATGGGGTCTGACATTGTAAAAGAAGATG from Bacteroidota bacterium includes these protein-coding regions:
- a CDS encoding response regulator, whose amino-acid sequence is HKLDFFTYISHEFKTPLSIVIASIEELINSPHKQNKALEYKSMIRKNAFRLLSLINQLMDFRKIENEHSSISLNNGDIVSFVKSISDSFNPLFERENIINEFNSNKDSYVSYFDEDKIEKIISNIISNSYKALGNVGKISISIEINEYAKENKYDNIFISKSDITITIKDNGKGIAPENLTKLFDPFYSGNMKDNFNSGIGLALVNSLVKLLYGEIKADSIVGEGSTFTIKLPLFKKPDDKFISNDSFIDSTTGDNLELMIYENEVPLLKNEEKEKSKSDLLIVEDNKELSKFLKEHFAKSFEVSVVENGKDALIRIKRSHPDIIISDIMMPVMDGNELVKELKSNIETSHIPIILLTAKSGIDSEIEGLEGGADDYMSKPFNLKVLDLKVRNILKSIDSNRRQFENFEAIEESTTDLHNKEAQFISDLTNIVKNNIDKTDFNVNELCKEALISRTQLHMKLKKVTGMSTTEFIKSIKMNEAKKMLLTGNYSISEVSVMVGFNDANYFSKSFKKVFEKSPSEFLKDVLLDKA
- a CDS encoding ATP-binding protein — translated: MIERDIKYRIQESLKYKEITILIGARQVGKTTILKRIMSELDNVVYFNLDIEQDNIYFNSQQELIRKTELEIGTEGGYVVIDEVQQKKDAGRFLKGLYDLDLPYKFIVTGSGGIELKEKIGEALTGRKYMIKMYPVSFNEFVNYKTRYRYKNRLESFFELENLKTLMLLEEYMSFGGYPAVVAADTIYRKKEIMNEIFTSYLTRDISILLGVKHPDKFVKMIRLLAVQSGYIINYSQLSQDVGLRLETLKTYLWYAEQTFIINLIHPFFTNPKKEITKSPTVYFNDLGLCNFTKTNFSSQKNDGMIFQNLVYNLLRGKYEIGLYKINFWRTKDKAEVDFVVQGEEGIIPVEVKYSELKNMKITRSFRSFINKYAPKKAIVVNLSLDSITTLNDTEIKFIPFWKLY
- a CDS encoding exo-alpha-sialidase → MKNIMKYNLIAILAIFIIQSCQKDEAIEEIVNTKEAISPNRIAWNFNSLVALADDAGYARMIELDNGDFVCVYGKGGSGAELIRSTDKGETWSSVVVVARDEHHATSNGFTFMANSEIVQLSDGNLIYSYNRRPAEPFSSERKFAIAYKVSEDNGYTWGEEKVVYEASHIPHDGCWEPQILQLKSGELQLYFANEFPYQSSADQEISMMRSMDNGTTWGSPEKIAYVPNSRDGMAVALELENGEILMSIEDPSHLNFKPAIIRSSNNWANAPVGKPSQDREYALNHDLNNNAYQGAPYICVLPSGNIALAYQGTDGSSNVDLGNSRMLVEVGDKEGRNFNNNSRPFKVPYERAGLWNAISVLDGKVWALTTSDVDLDNDHYDRKSRVWGIQGYEITNYKVPQGEIVIDGATDTSNDNVAFFVGSKNESNAMFSLSQTNDKLFVSAVIKDESIYASNGVIVGISTKNDNAEKPASGNYLFNIYSNGDYKAKEGFNGKWESKDINADALKVTKNSKGYIVEFSISWSKIGGKPVNTEQRIGFNVGLIETGYTEYLIHSNMDMPYTWGSIQL
- a CDS encoding DUF2961 domain-containing protein; translation: MSRIIILILLISTSLFSQETGLNQIENFNDLALLRNDVLSLHQSSHDPDGGNNHDGFTGGNFTGTYNGENIMLHAKGRGIINRIWITGFDLSKRIKIYFDGSSNPKINETLADFFSGTHAPYLSPLVVNDAVSSGGFTSYMPFPFEEEIMITVEGGSNHEFFNIDYQLYGNDNSDISTWTGSEDLSATYNIFNNKGADPRGDVTYTSVENTFDVSSSETVSALTISESNSSVASLLVTIPGIEFNDESDISDFLTDHGKAHKTTSEFTMDINPNASVIKLKRRLDYAIADQEAKIYVDNNVVGNWKTAGRSSNSYRWREVEFDINLKDFITPGNTTITIKTEFVASQIDWNEFYYWTICDGVVTDEFDVGDVASESSHNYNSISAWQGYLSAILPKGGTPANSILDDVSLQVFFDGESSPSVDAPLAYFFAVGSIEQLRIQSLPVGVKPGTNTLYSYFPMPFSNNCEFKLVNNSGVNLPGIHIEVDYQSIESDFSDLGYFKTQYNHDSNPEMGKDYKLLDARGRGKYVGVVMEVSGGENDLWLEGDERFYIDGSNTPAIYGTGTEDYFNGAWYFNRGLFDLSTHGMTGMYNSDRSVYRFHLSDPVYFNSKADFGIEHGPVNDFTADYKSLAFYYLKPETSFTKTDEVIIGDNTSESNHNYKTTGSDYRGTAVSYYEGDNDEIALTKTVRYINGSSEFNVNITSGKIVWIKRTFDYSLENQDAKVYVDGQLIGNWFSAGRNANKRFRDEYFSIPAAYTKSKTQITLKFEAIDNSVDYKWSESKYEIYSVDGYNLSNEDPQILNAIKVYPNPSSGIINIDSSVQVEDVIISDVNGRVINNITFTGGSIDISTLNKGVYFMSIITRNGNSIKTIIKK